A single window of Symphalangus syndactylus isolate Jambi chromosome 4, NHGRI_mSymSyn1-v2.1_pri, whole genome shotgun sequence DNA harbors:
- the LOC129480108 gene encoding WAS/WASL-interacting protein family member 2-like: MNAQRVNNYLGYEGGQSQKGPRCPAPSPPAQRTKSAHAHIKRHAHAHGKRHTLRTRALCPPLQPVPSPSGQRVLPTPCYKTAERQALGLDVYGPSRAPELAFPRQTSSLLTETPSPYRPFNAAGARGPSPPPSSSRRPPAFGAARGPPGPRPVLRGSPATPRCVDPGARDCFPLETGGRGRTRRIQSRILLPGIIAPRAPKMVAGCFQDRGKPHVL; the protein is encoded by the exons ATGAACGCGCAACGTGTAAATAATTACTTGGGATACGAGGGCGGTCAGAGCCAGAAGGGGCCCCGGTG ccccgccccctccccaccGGCCCAGCGCACAAAAAGCGCACACGCACACATCAAACGCCATGCGCACGCGCACGGCAAACGTCACACGTTACGCACGCGCGCGCTGTGCCCTCCCCTGCAGCCGGTTCCCTCCCCTTCGGGCCAGCGCGTATTGCCCACCCCCTGCTACAAGACTGCTGAGCGCCAGGCGCTGGGACTGGACGTATACGGACCCTCGCGAGCCCCGGAACTCGCGTTCCCACGCCAGACCTCATCCCTTCTGACTGAGACGCCTTCGCCCTACCGTCCTTTCAACGCCGCAGGCGCCAGGGGTCCCTCCCCACCGCCGAGCTCCAGCCGCCGCCCGCCCGCCTTCGGGGCAGCGCGGGGACCCCCTGGCCCTCGCCCAGTACTCCGGGGCTCACCCGCCACTCCTCGCTGCGTAGACCCGGGGGCGAGGGATTGTTTCCCACTAGAGACTGGAGGCCGGGGAAGGACTCGCCG catCCAATCAAGGATATTGTTACCGGGGATcattgctcccagagctcccaagatggtggcgggcTGCTTCCAAGATCGTGGCAAGCCTCacgttctctga